One part of the Candidatus Effluviviaceae Genus V sp. genome encodes these proteins:
- a CDS encoding BamA/TamA family outer membrane protein, with product KYTLEQYRLSEYVDIETGGSGDPDSTFYREDPDWEWRSGITTTLSRRTTDRRFQPRIGSYSRLSADIFGGALGGDVEFQRYVLEVRKYIPSFWRTTLMLRGRAGLVTGYGDPDTVPDDTRFELGGVGVNGIRGYDNRSILPQGNELYGGRTMLIGTAELRIPITDEREQLPVYGVVFLDAGNTWESLVDEDDELATHPTDLYWGLGAGVRIEVPILGILGIDMGYGLDDEEGGDWVVHYQFGLDF from the coding sequence AAGTACACGCTCGAGCAGTACAGGCTCTCCGAGTATGTCGACATCGAGACGGGCGGTTCGGGAGACCCCGACTCGACCTTCTACCGGGAGGATCCCGACTGGGAGTGGCGGAGCGGCATCACGACGACGCTCTCCAGACGGACGACCGACAGGCGGTTCCAGCCGCGAATCGGCAGCTACTCGCGGCTCTCGGCCGACATCTTCGGCGGGGCCCTCGGCGGCGACGTCGAGTTCCAGCGGTACGTGCTCGAGGTCAGGAAGTACATTCCCTCGTTCTGGCGGACGACGCTCATGTTGCGCGGCCGCGCCGGGCTCGTCACCGGATACGGCGACCCGGACACGGTTCCGGACGACACGCGCTTCGAACTCGGCGGCGTCGGGGTCAACGGCATCAGGGGCTACGACAACCGCTCGATCCTGCCACAGGGGAACGAGCTGTACGGAGGCCGGACGATGCTGATCGGCACGGCCGAGCTTCGGATCCCGATCACCGACGAGCGGGAGCAGCTGCCGGTCTACGGCGTCGTGTTCCTGGACGCCGGGAACACGTGGGAGAGTCTCGTCGACGAGGACGACGAACTGGCGACCCACCCGACCGACCTCTACTGGGGTCTGGGCGCCGGCGTTCGCATCGAGGTACCGATTCTGGGCATTCTCGGGATCGATATGGGATACGGCCTCGACGACGAAGAGGGCGGCGACTGGGTCGTCCACTACCAGTTCGGGCTCGACTTCTAG
- the lpxD gene encoding UDP-3-O-(3-hydroxymyristoyl)glucosamine N-acyltransferase produces the protein MKKTLAELAEMIGGTVSGDASVTIDGVAGIREARPGQLTFLANPKYERYLETTAASAVVVSPEHREAGESVGRPLLVCRNPYGAFARAMELFAGPRAVVERGVHPTAVVSDSASLGADVAVGACAVIMERATIHDRVVIHPGVYVGPGVEVGEDTVLYPNASIKAASVLGERVIVHSGSVIGSDGFGFASENGEHRKVPQIGNVVIEDDVEIGANVCIDRATTGTTLVSRGTKIDNLVQIGHNVVVGEGSIVVAQVGISGSTELGRNVVVGGQAGLAGHITIGDRAMIGAQAGVTRDVPPGERVSGYPARKHSQAKRLLACIARLPDLIRKVSELERRLDSLDEGEDR, from the coding sequence ATGAAGAAGACCCTCGCCGAACTCGCCGAGATGATCGGCGGGACGGTTTCCGGCGACGCGTCGGTCACCATCGACGGCGTCGCCGGGATCCGGGAGGCGCGCCCGGGCCAGCTGACGTTCCTCGCGAATCCGAAGTACGAGCGCTACCTCGAGACGACCGCCGCGTCGGCGGTCGTCGTGTCTCCGGAGCACCGCGAGGCCGGAGAGAGCGTCGGGCGACCCCTGCTTGTCTGCAGAAACCCCTACGGGGCCTTCGCGAGAGCCATGGAGCTCTTCGCGGGACCGCGCGCCGTCGTCGAACGGGGCGTCCATCCGACCGCCGTGGTCTCCGACTCTGCGTCTCTCGGCGCGGACGTCGCGGTGGGGGCGTGCGCTGTCATTATGGAGCGCGCCACGATCCATGACCGGGTCGTCATCCACCCCGGCGTCTACGTCGGCCCGGGTGTCGAGGTCGGCGAGGATACGGTTCTCTATCCGAACGCCTCGATCAAGGCTGCCAGCGTGCTCGGGGAGCGTGTCATCGTCCATTCCGGCAGCGTCATCGGCAGCGACGGGTTCGGCTTCGCCAGCGAGAACGGCGAGCACCGGAAGGTGCCGCAGATCGGGAACGTCGTCATCGAGGACGACGTGGAGATCGGCGCCAACGTCTGCATCGACCGGGCCACGACGGGGACGACGCTGGTGTCGCGCGGAACGAAGATCGACAACCTGGTCCAGATCGGTCACAATGTCGTCGTCGGCGAGGGGTCGATCGTAGTCGCGCAGGTGGGGATCTCGGGAAGCACGGAGCTCGGGCGAAACGTCGTCGTCGGTGGACAGGCCGGCCTGGCCGGTCACATAACCATCGGCGACCGAGCGATGATCGGCGCACAGGCCGGCGTGACGCGCGACGTACCGCCCGGTGAGCGCGTCTCAGGATATCCCGCCAGGAAGCACTCACAGGCCAAGAGGCTTCTCGCCTGCATCGCACGGCTGCCGGATCTCATCAGGAAGGTGAGCGAGCTCGAGCGGAGACTCGATTCGCTCGACGAAGGGGAGGATCGATGA
- a CDS encoding bifunctional UDP-3-O-[3-hydroxymyristoyl] N-acetylglucosamine deacetylase/3-hydroxyacyl-ACP dehydratase: protein MTRTRQRTLAQQCSYKGIGIHTGEEATVTFRPAPPDSGVSFVRTDIEGAPTIPASLTHVVRSKDTPRRTTLSKDGVKIYTVEHVLAALMGLGIDNVVVEIDSAEPAEPVDGSCKPFVDILTSAGLEEQDAPLQHLEILEPVSFEHGDVCLTAAPHDGLRLSFLIDYDNPTIGTQYASFDVTEETFVSEIAPARTFALESDVAGLKEQGLIRGGSLENAILVGEDGVVNEGELRFPDEFARHKVLDLLGDLALLGRPLRGSVHAKKSGHATNVRFVEAIRDAVRQGKVRYGATTNWDIDAIEEVMPHRYPFLLVDRILELDSRRVVGTKSFTMNEWFFVGHFPGHPIVPAVLIIEAMAQVGGFLLLSRVEDREKKLVYFMGIDNARFRRPVRPGDTVRFELELLRLRGGTCKMRGSAYVKGDLVADGDLWSQVVDR from the coding sequence ATGACGAGGACCCGGCAGCGGACCCTCGCTCAGCAGTGTTCCTACAAGGGAATCGGCATCCACACCGGCGAGGAGGCCACCGTCACGTTCCGGCCGGCGCCGCCGGACTCCGGCGTCTCGTTCGTCCGCACGGACATCGAGGGCGCGCCGACGATCCCGGCCTCGCTCACCCACGTTGTCCGGAGCAAGGACACGCCGAGGCGGACGACGCTCTCGAAGGACGGGGTCAAGATCTACACGGTCGAGCACGTGCTGGCCGCTCTCATGGGTCTCGGCATCGACAACGTCGTGGTCGAGATCGACTCGGCTGAGCCCGCTGAGCCGGTCGATGGAAGCTGCAAGCCGTTCGTCGACATCCTGACGAGCGCGGGGCTCGAAGAACAGGACGCTCCGCTCCAGCACCTCGAGATCCTCGAGCCGGTATCGTTCGAGCACGGCGACGTCTGTCTGACCGCCGCGCCTCACGACGGCCTCAGACTGAGCTTCCTCATCGACTACGACAACCCGACCATCGGGACGCAGTATGCCAGCTTCGACGTCACCGAGGAGACGTTCGTCTCGGAGATCGCGCCGGCCCGGACGTTCGCTCTCGAGTCGGACGTCGCCGGACTCAAGGAACAGGGTCTCATCCGCGGCGGCAGCCTCGAGAACGCGATCCTCGTCGGAGAGGACGGCGTCGTCAACGAGGGAGAGCTGCGCTTCCCTGATGAGTTCGCGCGTCATAAGGTGCTCGATCTCCTCGGCGACCTGGCGCTCCTCGGACGTCCGCTGAGGGGAAGCGTCCACGCGAAGAAGTCCGGCCACGCGACGAACGTCCGCTTCGTCGAGGCGATCCGTGATGCCGTCCGGCAGGGCAAGGTCCGCTATGGAGCGACGACGAACTGGGACATCGATGCGATCGAGGAGGTCATGCCGCATCGCTACCCGTTCCTCCTCGTCGACCGGATCCTCGAGCTGGACAGCCGCCGCGTCGTCGGCACGAAGAGCTTCACCATGAACGAGTGGTTCTTCGTCGGGCACTTCCCGGGACACCCGATCGTCCCGGCGGTCCTGATCATCGAGGCCATGGCGCAGGTCGGCGGCTTCCTGCTGCTCTCAAGGGTCGAGGACCGGGAAAAGAAACTCGTCTACTTCATGGGCATCGACAACGCGCGCTTCCGCAGGCCCGTCCGCCCGGGCGATACCGTCCGGTTCGAACTGGAGCTCCTGAGACTCCGCGGAGGCACGTGCAAGATGCGGGGTTCAGCCTACGTGAAGGGCGATCTCGTGGCCGACGGAGACCTCTGGTCACAGGTCGTCGACCGATAG
- the lpxA gene encoding acyl-ACP--UDP-N-acetylglucosamine O-acyltransferase: MLLPHIDPRAVVHEDASLADDVVVEPFAVVGQNVRIGRGTRIGSMAFVDRNTEIGEECLIFHGAVVGTDPQDLKFENEETFLRIGDRTTVREFATLNRATGEGEATVIGDDGLIMAYAHVAHNCIIGDHVVIVNAVNIAGHVEIADWATIGGMTAVQQFIRIGQHAYVGGACRVSKDVPPFFKIGGIPTRPIEVNTVGLLRRGFSEERLNTLRKAYRLLYLSDLNTTQAVERIRRTLDESEDVEHLVDFIESSSRGIIK, encoded by the coding sequence CTGCTTTTGCCGCACATCGACCCGAGGGCCGTCGTGCATGAGGATGCATCGCTCGCCGACGACGTTGTCGTGGAGCCGTTCGCCGTGGTCGGTCAGAATGTCCGGATCGGTCGGGGCACCAGGATCGGCTCGATGGCCTTCGTCGACCGCAACACGGAGATAGGCGAGGAGTGCCTCATCTTCCACGGCGCCGTCGTCGGCACGGATCCCCAGGACCTCAAGTTCGAGAACGAGGAGACCTTCCTCCGCATAGGAGACCGCACGACGGTCCGCGAGTTCGCGACGCTCAACCGGGCGACCGGCGAGGGCGAGGCCACCGTCATCGGGGACGACGGGCTGATCATGGCCTACGCGCACGTCGCGCACAACTGCATCATCGGTGACCACGTCGTCATCGTCAACGCGGTCAACATCGCCGGCCACGTCGAGATCGCCGATTGGGCGACCATCGGCGGTATGACGGCCGTGCAGCAGTTCATCCGCATCGGACAGCACGCGTACGTCGGGGGGGCCTGCCGCGTGTCGAAGGACGTCCCGCCCTTCTTCAAGATCGGCGGGATCCCCACGAGGCCGATCGAGGTCAACACGGTCGGGCTCCTGAGGCGCGGCTTCTCCGAGGAGCGGCTCAACACGCTCAGGAAGGCCTACCGGCTCCTCTACCTCTCCGACCTCAACACGACGCAGGCCGTCGAACGGATCCGCAGGACGCTCGACGAGTCAGAGGACGTCGAGCATCTGGTCGACTTCATCGAGTCGTCGTCGCGAGGCATCATCAAGTAG
- the lpxB gene encoding lipid-A-disaccharide synthase: protein MGPDTDRACPAALTAMESQTASILMVAGEASGDLHASKVVAAYLSRASGGTVFGVGGDRMRDAGMELVYHTDDFAVVGFLEVVKHMPRLRRALDRLTGEAVERGTRLAVLVDYPGFNLLLARRLRDLGIRVLYYISPQVWAWGEGRVEKIRRRVDRMAVVFPFEVDFYRERGVEVEFVGHPLMEEPGVARAPRVREHVPQSPVLGLLPGSRREEVLRHLPPMREAARMLGERVPGLDVRIGRAAGMDGALPGDTSWAGVVPADGVYDLMREATALIVSSGTATLEAACLGAPMAIVYRTSALSYAIGRLLVRVPDIGLVNVVAGRRVVPEFVQHEVTPAALADAVAPYLTDEDALARTSRALIAVREKLGGPGASERVADMMLEMLGEDS, encoded by the coding sequence ATGGGGCCGGACACTGACCGCGCCTGCCCGGCCGCTCTGACCGCCATGGAATCCCAGACAGCTTCCATACTGATGGTCGCGGGCGAGGCCTCGGGGGATCTGCACGCCTCGAAGGTCGTCGCCGCGTACCTCTCGCGCGCGTCCGGCGGCACCGTGTTCGGCGTCGGCGGGGACAGGATGCGCGACGCCGGGATGGAGCTCGTGTACCACACCGACGACTTCGCCGTCGTCGGCTTCCTGGAGGTCGTCAAGCACATGCCGCGGCTCCGGCGGGCGCTCGACAGGTTGACCGGGGAGGCCGTCGAGCGCGGGACGCGGCTGGCGGTCCTGGTCGACTACCCCGGGTTCAACCTGCTGCTGGCCCGACGGCTTCGCGACCTCGGCATCCGGGTGCTCTACTACATCAGTCCGCAGGTCTGGGCCTGGGGCGAGGGGCGCGTCGAGAAGATCCGCAGGCGGGTCGACAGGATGGCCGTCGTCTTCCCCTTCGAGGTCGACTTCTACAGAGAACGAGGGGTCGAGGTTGAGTTCGTCGGACATCCTCTCATGGAGGAGCCCGGAGTCGCACGCGCCCCGCGTGTGCGCGAGCACGTGCCGCAGAGCCCCGTCCTGGGACTCCTTCCCGGCAGTCGCCGCGAGGAGGTGCTCCGGCATCTTCCGCCGATGAGGGAGGCGGCCCGGATGCTCGGAGAGAGGGTCCCCGGACTCGATGTGCGGATCGGCCGCGCCGCAGGCATGGACGGTGCTCTTCCGGGCGACACGTCGTGGGCAGGAGTCGTTCCGGCGGACGGCGTCTACGACCTCATGCGGGAGGCGACCGCGCTCATCGTCTCCTCGGGGACGGCGACTCTCGAGGCCGCGTGTCTCGGAGCCCCGATGGCGATCGTCTATCGTACGTCGGCATTGTCGTACGCCATCGGCCGTCTCCTCGTGCGCGTACCGGACATCGGACTCGTCAACGTCGTCGCGGGTCGCCGCGTGGTCCCCGAGTTCGTCCAGCACGAGGTCACACCGGCCGCGCTGGCCGATGCCGTCGCGCCGTACCTCACCGACGAGGACGCTCTCGCGCGGACCTCCCGTGCCCTCATCGCCGTGCGGGAGAAGCTGGGGGGACCGGGCGCCAGCGAGCGCGTTGCCGACATGATGCTCGAGATGCTCGGGGAGGACTCGTGA
- a CDS encoding DUF374 domain-containing protein, translating into MSAGARHWGARDAALIGAASAVGPALLRTLGATWRLDVVGEERVNEVRRRGGVVHAFWHGHLAALEYAYRGRGIVVLSSLHRDGEISARLMTSLGYRVVRGSSSRGSTRGLLKMLAAAGAGEAVAITPDGPRGPAGSVQKGIFLISDRAGVPIVPVGVAACPAARLDSWDRMLVPLPFARVAVVHGEPIPPSPDVDPEARAGALRRSIDAATAEAARRAGPEARGPRESD; encoded by the coding sequence GTGAGCGCCGGGGCGCGACACTGGGGCGCCCGCGATGCGGCGCTCATCGGGGCCGCCTCCGCGGTCGGTCCCGCCCTTCTGCGGACGCTGGGAGCGACCTGGCGACTCGACGTCGTCGGCGAGGAGCGGGTGAACGAGGTGAGGCGACGCGGCGGCGTCGTCCATGCCTTCTGGCACGGCCATCTGGCGGCGCTCGAGTACGCGTATCGCGGACGCGGCATCGTCGTGCTCTCCTCGCTCCATCGGGACGGTGAGATCAGCGCGCGACTGATGACCTCTCTGGGGTACCGCGTCGTGCGGGGTTCGAGCTCGCGCGGATCGACGCGGGGTCTCCTGAAGATGCTGGCCGCCGCGGGAGCGGGTGAGGCAGTGGCCATCACACCCGACGGGCCGAGGGGCCCCGCCGGGAGCGTACAGAAGGGGATCTTCCTGATCTCGGACCGCGCGGGCGTGCCGATCGTGCCGGTCGGTGTGGCCGCGTGTCCGGCCGCGAGGCTCGACAGCTGGGACAGGATGCTGGTCCCGCTCCCCTTCGCCCGCGTCGCCGTCGTGCACGGCGAGCCCATCCCTCCGTCGCCGGACGTCGATCCGGAAGCGCGCGCGGGGGCGCTCCGTCGGTCGATCGATGCAGCGACGGCGGAGGCGGCGCGGCGCGCCGGTCCGGAGGCGCGAGGACCGAGGGAGTCGGACTGA